The following are encoded together in the Mesotoga sp. Brook.08.105.5.1 genome:
- a CDS encoding LacI family DNA-binding transcriptional regulator, with product MSEITGVAISTVSRVLNNDSRISEATKKKVLRVAKKLGYPGEISSGRGSKVVMFFVSNPHKSIESDEFFSGVQRGILRGAGSSDIHCLVQSIRSKKSFDESLIPLDLVEGLIVGGIPMPDDLKTFLSAMKIPVVLIGKYSGLENLASVNNDNVRGGYLAANEIIKYNYSTVTVITGPRNVSTFADRLEGFFKCLSENRFPTERVKIIECNSFEERDGRMAIERHLRTPGNREVIFCTTDWLAKGVIEALQDRKVSIPSEIGVIGFGGLDFCKMTSPKITTVALNPYLLGRIAVTMLQELMEGNAESKGVVFVEPFLMEGETLRGEK from the coding sequence ATATCGGAAATCACTGGCGTGGCGATTTCAACCGTGTCCAGAGTACTCAATAATGACAGCCGCATAAGCGAAGCCACCAAAAAGAAGGTCTTGAGAGTCGCGAAGAAGCTTGGATACCCGGGCGAGATATCCAGTGGCCGCGGCAGTAAGGTTGTGATGTTCTTCGTTTCCAACCCTCATAAATCAATCGAAAGCGATGAATTCTTCTCAGGAGTTCAGCGGGGGATACTGAGAGGGGCCGGGTCATCGGATATTCACTGCCTGGTTCAGTCGATCAGAAGCAAGAAGAGCTTCGATGAATCTCTGATCCCTCTCGATCTTGTCGAAGGGTTGATCGTGGGAGGCATCCCAATGCCTGACGATCTGAAGACTTTCCTGTCGGCAATGAAGATTCCGGTCGTCTTGATCGGCAAATACTCGGGCCTGGAAAACCTAGCGTCTGTAAACAATGACAATGTCAGAGGCGGTTATCTCGCCGCCAATGAAATTATCAAGTATAACTACTCTACAGTTACCGTCATTACAGGGCCGAGAAACGTCTCGACATTTGCTGATAGACTGGAAGGTTTCTTCAAGTGTCTTAGTGAAAACAGGTTCCCAACTGAGCGGGTAAAGATTATCGAATGTAACTCCTTCGAAGAGAGAGATGGAAGAATGGCCATCGAGAGACACCTCAGAACACCTGGAAACAGAGAAGTGATCTTCTGCACGACCGATTGGCTTGCAAAAGGTGTGATTGAGGCTCTACAGGACAGGAAGGTTTCCATCCCTTCAGAGATAGGGGTTATTGGATTTGGTGGGCTAGATTTCTGCAAAATGACCTCTCCAAAAATAACTACCGTCGCACTGAATCCCTATCTGCTTGGAAGAATCGCAGTAACAATGCTTCAGGAATTGATGGAGGGAAATGCTGAATCAAAGGGAGTTGTGTTTGTGGAACCGTTCTTGATGGAAGGTGAAACTCTAAGGGGGGAGAAGTAA
- a CDS encoding ABC transporter substrate-binding protein — MKKWILILIICLALGFTAIGKTKVTVWFAGTTEALMEAVDDHLVPAFEKANPDIELAVEYIPWGELSTKLTTAFAGGIGPDIFMHGQAAIAGFAETGVIMDIDSLIDKLEDPEDFGGTLGVGLYRGKNFMVPVFGSGRLLAYREDFFIESGLDPDEPPVTWEQLRAYAEALTVYESGRLVRAGLDIPVSAIDLQQVWTGFLIANNGALFDNDFNPTFNSQSGVEALEYYVGLIREAKVASEYGLTPIGNLEPIAAGTAAMCFMNNESLAAIKEYSPDVYSKIRLAFPPARYGRAAFYSFAGFMVSSSTKDLEATTKALSFMTSKDALIAINTALGSLPPRQSGVVAEYIANDPNLMKFVEGSKYAYGNPNVPFWVQARDIISKYLERAIMGVMTPKNALDGAAEEIRKLK; from the coding sequence ATGAAGAAATGGATTTTGATTCTTATCATCTGTCTCGCTCTAGGCTTCACGGCAATTGGCAAGACGAAGGTTACGGTTTGGTTTGCGGGTACTACAGAAGCTTTGATGGAGGCCGTAGATGATCACCTGGTTCCTGCCTTCGAGAAAGCTAATCCCGACATTGAGCTCGCGGTTGAGTATATACCTTGGGGAGAGCTTTCCACAAAACTTACAACTGCCTTTGCCGGCGGAATAGGACCAGATATATTCATGCACGGCCAGGCTGCGATCGCGGGATTTGCTGAAACGGGCGTGATAATGGACATCGACAGTCTCATCGACAAGCTAGAGGACCCTGAAGACTTTGGAGGTACTCTGGGTGTTGGTCTTTACAGGGGCAAGAACTTCATGGTTCCTGTGTTCGGTTCGGGCAGACTTCTCGCCTACAGGGAAGACTTCTTCATTGAGAGCGGTCTCGACCCCGATGAACCGCCGGTAACCTGGGAACAGCTGAGGGCCTATGCCGAGGCGCTGACAGTCTATGAATCGGGTAGACTAGTGAGGGCCGGCCTGGACATTCCTGTATCGGCGATTGATCTTCAACAAGTATGGACAGGCTTCCTGATTGCGAACAACGGCGCTCTCTTCGACAACGACTTCAATCCGACTTTCAATTCCCAGTCGGGAGTGGAGGCTCTAGAGTATTACGTAGGCCTGATACGAGAGGCCAAGGTAGCTTCTGAATACGGTCTTACCCCGATCGGAAACCTTGAGCCGATTGCGGCTGGCACAGCGGCAATGTGTTTCATGAACAACGAATCTCTCGCGGCCATCAAGGAATACAGCCCGGATGTTTACTCCAAGATTCGTCTAGCCTTCCCACCCGCAAGATATGGGAGAGCCGCTTTCTACTCATTCGCGGGTTTCATGGTTTCCAGCAGCACAAAGGACCTGGAAGCAACAACAAAGGCCCTTTCCTTCATGACGTCGAAGGATGCGCTTATTGCTATAAACACGGCTCTTGGAAGTCTGCCGCCAAGACAGTCCGGCGTCGTGGCCGAGTACATTGCGAATGATCCAAATCTGATGAAGTTCGTGGAAGGCTCGAAGTATGCCTATGGAAATCCAAATGTTCCGTTCTGGGTTCAGGCAAGAGATATTATCTCCAAGTATCTCGAACGTGCAATTATGGGCGTAATGACTCCAAAGAACGCGCTAGACGGAGCGGCCGAAGAAATCAGAAAACTGAAGTAA
- a CDS encoding sugar ABC transporter permease produces the protein MSGAGSLKRRITVTALIFIAPVLVYNIIFKIVPIFVSLFLSLTKFSGFGEARFIGLANYARIFGDSEFWRAVLVTFQFSIEVLPLNMLISLLLALLVNSGLKGIGIFRAIYYLPVITPMVAASMIWIWLYDPQIGILNFLLSLFNIPPVNFLRNPNTALHSIVAMRIWRGAGWNMLIYLAGLQGISKNLYEAAAIDGASSIRRFFRITLPLLRPVHIYVLIVGMISTLQSFTEMYVMTGGGPLQSTTTVGLLIYRAAFDYMDMGYASAMSFVLGIIIMTLSVVSFRSRRQKEAFE, from the coding sequence GTGAGCGGTGCGGGCAGTCTCAAGAGGCGAATAACAGTAACGGCTTTGATATTCATTGCGCCGGTGCTTGTTTACAACATAATCTTCAAAATAGTCCCGATATTTGTCTCTCTCTTTCTGAGTCTAACTAAATTCTCGGGTTTCGGAGAGGCCAGGTTCATTGGCCTGGCGAATTACGCCCGAATATTCGGTGACTCAGAGTTCTGGAGAGCGGTTCTGGTGACTTTTCAGTTCTCAATTGAAGTCCTGCCTCTCAATATGCTGATCTCTCTGCTGCTTGCCTTGCTTGTCAACAGCGGGTTAAAAGGAATCGGGATTTTCAGGGCGATCTACTATCTTCCAGTCATTACTCCTATGGTTGCGGCAAGTATGATCTGGATCTGGCTCTATGATCCTCAAATCGGTATATTGAATTTCCTCCTTTCGCTTTTCAATATACCCCCTGTGAACTTTCTCAGGAATCCAAACACAGCTCTTCACTCCATTGTAGCTATGAGGATATGGAGGGGAGCAGGATGGAACATGCTCATCTATCTGGCCGGTCTTCAAGGGATATCTAAAAATCTGTATGAAGCGGCAGCGATAGATGGTGCCTCGTCTATTCGGAGGTTTTTCAGGATCACCCTCCCTCTACTTAGACCGGTTCATATCTATGTATTGATCGTCGGTATGATCAGCACTCTTCAGTCCTTCACGGAGATGTATGTCATGACGGGAGGGGGTCCGCTGCAATCTACAACGACGGTCGGGCTTCTTATTTACAGAGCTGCCTTCGACTACATGGACATGGGCTATGCAAGTGCAATGTCGTTCGTTCTTGGGATAATAATCATGACCCTGTCCGTCGTAAGTTTCCGATCACGTAGACAGAAGGAGGCCTTCGAATGA